From Nerophis lumbriciformis linkage group LG13, RoL_Nlum_v2.1, whole genome shotgun sequence, one genomic window encodes:
- the pou2f1b gene encoding POU domain, class 2, transcription factor 1b isoform X7, whose translation MRVQEQACYIIRVREDRCNLPAKVDMSSKHLFFDVKMEPQSGDRNTGIQINGLDFQRLNVPTTTAMTNAHAQALLQQLTLTPAQQQLLLHQAQAQLLAAAVQHSANQQNGTTGASISASAATPITQLPLSQPIQISPLQQQNLSLPQFVLVQPGHPIGTPLQPAQFIISQTPQQSILQAQSLLTQLPQSQANPLTTHTSISLATQPATPTRTTATTPLQSLPHSQTPPKRLDTPVLEEPSDLEELEQFAKTFKQRRIKLGFTQGDVGLAMGKLYGNDFSQTTISRFEALNLSFKNMCKLKPLLEKWLNDAVCADNLTSDQALSSPLGSSNITIEGINRRRKKRTSIETNIRVALEKSFLEQNQKPTSEEITMIADQLNMEKEVIRVWFCNRRQKEKRINPPSAGSIGGGVTPIKTIFSPSSTLVASTAINTPTTLTVNSIMPLTSTSVSGLTFTGATIGATNTASVISTTPVISTVTSSPSLSPSLTTSQSTIAAMNRIGAQAIVTQAPTSIGTATLGSGQVMVAGPGLSAALQGVTQLPTSASFAAMAAAAGLGPGLMASSQFTPGGALLSLAPGSLGSALSPALMSNSTLATIQALASSGTIPLTSLDGSNLLFANTSAGNGHNLVTTPLFLNPQNLSLLTSNPVSLVSAGGGGLQVTADSHHQAATTIATASKAQ comes from the exons GCGTGCTACATCATTCGTGTGCGTGAGGATAGATGCAACCTGCCAGCGAAAGTGGATATGTCATCAAAACATCTGTTTTTTG ATGTAAAAATGGAGCCACAAAGTGGTGACAGGAACACTG GAATCCAAATCAATGGATTGGACTTTCAGAGGCTGAACGTGCCGACCACTACTGCAATGACCAACGCTCACGCACAAGCCCTCCTCCAACAG CTGACTCTGACCCCAGCACAGCAGCAGCTGTTGCTCCACCAGGCCCAGGCTCAGCTCCTGGCTGCTGCTGTGCAGCATTCAGCCAACCAGCAGAACGGCACCACTGGGGCCAGTATCTCAGCATCCGCAGCCACGCCCATCACCCAGCTACCCCTCTCACAACCCATCCAGATCTCTCCT CTGCAGCAGCAGAATTTAAGTCTGCCCCAGTTTGTTCTAGTGCAGCCCGGCCACCCGATCGGCACGCCGCTGCAGCCGGCTCAGTTCATCATCTCGCAGACGCCGCAGCAGA GCATATTGCAAGCCCAGAGTCTTCTAACTCAACTACCTCAGAGCCAAGCCAACCCACTGACGACTCACACAAGTATATCCCTTGCGACACAG CCTGCGACTCCAACCCGCACCACAGCGACCACGCCCCTTCAGTCACTTCCCCACAGTCAGACGCCACCCAAACGCTTGGATACGCCCGTTTTGGAGGAGCCGAGTGATCTGGAGGAACTCGAACAGTTTGCAAAGACCTTCAAACAGAGGCGGATCAAATTGGGCTTTACACAG GGAGATGTTGGCCTGGCCATGGGTAAGCTGTATGGAAATGACTTCAGCCAAACTACTATCTCCCGCTTCGAGGCCTTGAATCTGAGCTTTAAGAACATGTGCAAACTCAAGCCGTTGCTGGAGAAGTGGCTCAACGATGCA GTTTGTGCAGACAACCTGACTTCTGACCAGGCGCTGTCCAGCCCCCTCGGCTCTTCAAACATAACCATCGAGGGGATCAACCGCAGACGAAAGAAGAGGACCAGTATTGAGACAAACATCCGTGTGGCCTTAGAAAAGAGCTTTCTGGAG CAGAACCAAAAACCTACCTCTGAAGAGATCACCATGATCGCCGACCAGCTCAACATGGAGAAGGAGGTAATTCGGGTCTGGTTCTGCAATCGCCGGCAGAAAGAGAAGAGAATCAACCCGCCGAGCGCTGGCAGCATCGGCGGGGGTGTCACCCCCATCAAAACTATCTTTTCACCCAGTAGCACATTG GTGGCCAGCACGGCTATAAACACGCCCACCACGTTGACTGTCAACTCAATAATGCCTCTTACCAGCACCAGCGTCTCCGGTTTAACCTTCACAG GCGCAACAATTGGGGCCACGAACACTGCATCCGTCATCTCCACCACACCCGTAATTTCCACGGTAACCAGCTCTCCGTCTCTAAGCCCGTCCCTCACGACCAGTCAGTCCACCATCGCAGCGATGAATAGAATCGGTGCGCAGGCCATCGTCACCCAGGCACCGACATCCATAGGCACCGCCACCCTCGGGTCGGGCCAGGTGATGGTGGCCGGTCCGGGGCTGTCGGCAGCGCTTCAGGGGGTCACCCAATTGCCCACAAGCGCGAGCTTCGCCGCCATGGCCGCCGCGGCTGGGCTAGGCCCCGGACTGATGGCCTCCTCCCAGTTCACTCCAGG TGGTGCCCTGCTGAGTCTGGCTCCCGGTAGCCTCGGCAGCGCTCTGAGTCCTGCCCTCATGAGCAACAGCACCTTGGCTACTATCCAAG CCCTGGCATCGAGCGGCACCATCCCGTTAACGTCTCTGGACGGAAGCAACCTGCTGTTTGCCAACACCTCTGCCGGCAATGGACACAACCTGGTGACCACGCCGCTCTTTCTCAACCCCCAGAACCTGTCGCTGCTCACCAGCAACCCGGTCAGCCTGGTATCAGCCGGGGGGGGCGGTCTGCAGGTCACCGCCGACTCTCACCACCAAGCCGCCACGACCATTGCCACTGCCTCCAAGGCGCAGTGA
- the pou2f1b gene encoding POU domain, class 2, transcription factor 1b isoform X1 has product MRVQEQACYIIRVREDRCNLPAKVDMSSKHLFFDVKMEPQSGDRNTGIQINGLDFQRLNVPTTTAMTNAHAQALLQQSKSEDSSALPTSVQQSVLPQTQLMLAGGQLAGLTLTPAQQQLLLHQAQAQLLAAAVQHSANQQNGTTGASISASAATPITQLPLSQPIQISPQLQQQNLSLPQFVLVQPGHPIGTPLQPAQFIISQTPQQSILQAQSLLTQLPQSQANPLTTHTSISLATQPATPTRTTATTPLQSLPHSQTPPKRLDTPVLEEPSDLEELEQFAKTFKQRRIKLGFTQGDVGLAMGKLYGNDFSQTTISRFEALNLSFKNMCKLKPLLEKWLNDAVCADNLTSDQALSSPLGSSNITIEGINRRRKKRTSIETNIRVALEKSFLEQNQKPTSEEITMIADQLNMEKEVIRVWFCNRRQKEKRINPPSAGSIGGGVTPIKTIFSPSSTLVASTAINTPTTLTVNSIMPLTSTSVSGLTFTGATIGATNTASVISTTPVISTVTSSPSLSPSLTTSQSTIAAMNRIGAQAIVTQAPTSIGTATLGSGQVMVAGPGLSAALQGVTQLPTSASFAAMAAAAGLGPGLMASSQFTPGGALLSLAPGSLGSALSPALMSNSTLATIQALASSGTIPLTSLDGSNLLFANTSAGNGHNLVTTPLFLNPQNLSLLTSNPVSLVSAGGGGLQVTADSHHQAATTIATASKAQ; this is encoded by the exons GCGTGCTACATCATTCGTGTGCGTGAGGATAGATGCAACCTGCCAGCGAAAGTGGATATGTCATCAAAACATCTGTTTTTTG ATGTAAAAATGGAGCCACAAAGTGGTGACAGGAACACTG GAATCCAAATCAATGGATTGGACTTTCAGAGGCTGAACGTGCCGACCACTACTGCAATGACCAACGCTCACGCACAAGCCCTCCTCCAACAG TCAAAGTCAGAAGACTCAAGCGCTCTTCCCACATCCGTCCAGCAGAGCGTGTTGCCTCAAACCCAGCTAATGTTGGCCGGGGGACAGCTTGCAGGA CTGACTCTGACCCCAGCACAGCAGCAGCTGTTGCTCCACCAGGCCCAGGCTCAGCTCCTGGCTGCTGCTGTGCAGCATTCAGCCAACCAGCAGAACGGCACCACTGGGGCCAGTATCTCAGCATCCGCAGCCACGCCCATCACCCAGCTACCCCTCTCACAACCCATCCAGATCTCTCCT CAGCTGCAGCAGCAGAATTTAAGTCTGCCCCAGTTTGTTCTAGTGCAGCCCGGCCACCCGATCGGCACGCCGCTGCAGCCGGCTCAGTTCATCATCTCGCAGACGCCGCAGCAGA GCATATTGCAAGCCCAGAGTCTTCTAACTCAACTACCTCAGAGCCAAGCCAACCCACTGACGACTCACACAAGTATATCCCTTGCGACACAG CCTGCGACTCCAACCCGCACCACAGCGACCACGCCCCTTCAGTCACTTCCCCACAGTCAGACGCCACCCAAACGCTTGGATACGCCCGTTTTGGAGGAGCCGAGTGATCTGGAGGAACTCGAACAGTTTGCAAAGACCTTCAAACAGAGGCGGATCAAATTGGGCTTTACACAG GGAGATGTTGGCCTGGCCATGGGTAAGCTGTATGGAAATGACTTCAGCCAAACTACTATCTCCCGCTTCGAGGCCTTGAATCTGAGCTTTAAGAACATGTGCAAACTCAAGCCGTTGCTGGAGAAGTGGCTCAACGATGCA GTTTGTGCAGACAACCTGACTTCTGACCAGGCGCTGTCCAGCCCCCTCGGCTCTTCAAACATAACCATCGAGGGGATCAACCGCAGACGAAAGAAGAGGACCAGTATTGAGACAAACATCCGTGTGGCCTTAGAAAAGAGCTTTCTGGAG CAGAACCAAAAACCTACCTCTGAAGAGATCACCATGATCGCCGACCAGCTCAACATGGAGAAGGAGGTAATTCGGGTCTGGTTCTGCAATCGCCGGCAGAAAGAGAAGAGAATCAACCCGCCGAGCGCTGGCAGCATCGGCGGGGGTGTCACCCCCATCAAAACTATCTTTTCACCCAGTAGCACATTG GTGGCCAGCACGGCTATAAACACGCCCACCACGTTGACTGTCAACTCAATAATGCCTCTTACCAGCACCAGCGTCTCCGGTTTAACCTTCACAG GCGCAACAATTGGGGCCACGAACACTGCATCCGTCATCTCCACCACACCCGTAATTTCCACGGTAACCAGCTCTCCGTCTCTAAGCCCGTCCCTCACGACCAGTCAGTCCACCATCGCAGCGATGAATAGAATCGGTGCGCAGGCCATCGTCACCCAGGCACCGACATCCATAGGCACCGCCACCCTCGGGTCGGGCCAGGTGATGGTGGCCGGTCCGGGGCTGTCGGCAGCGCTTCAGGGGGTCACCCAATTGCCCACAAGCGCGAGCTTCGCCGCCATGGCCGCCGCGGCTGGGCTAGGCCCCGGACTGATGGCCTCCTCCCAGTTCACTCCAGG TGGTGCCCTGCTGAGTCTGGCTCCCGGTAGCCTCGGCAGCGCTCTGAGTCCTGCCCTCATGAGCAACAGCACCTTGGCTACTATCCAAG CCCTGGCATCGAGCGGCACCATCCCGTTAACGTCTCTGGACGGAAGCAACCTGCTGTTTGCCAACACCTCTGCCGGCAATGGACACAACCTGGTGACCACGCCGCTCTTTCTCAACCCCCAGAACCTGTCGCTGCTCACCAGCAACCCGGTCAGCCTGGTATCAGCCGGGGGGGGCGGTCTGCAGGTCACCGCCGACTCTCACCACCAAGCCGCCACGACCATTGCCACTGCCTCCAAGGCGCAGTGA
- the pou2f1b gene encoding POU domain, class 2, transcription factor 1b isoform X3 — MRVQEQACYIIRVREDRCNLPAKVDMSSKHLFFDVKMEPQSGDRNTGIQINGLDFQRLNVPTTTAMTNAHAQALLQQSKSEDSSALPTSVQQSVLPQTQLMLAGGQLAGLTLTPAQQQLLLHQAQAQLLAAAVQHSANQQNGTTGASISASAATPITQLPLSQPIQISPQLQQQNLSLPQFVLVQPGHPIGTPLQPAQFIISQTPQQSILQAQSLLTQLPQSQANPLTTHTSISLATQPATPTRTTATTPLQSLPHSQTPPKRLDTPVLEEPSDLEELEQFAKTFKQRRIKLGFTQGDVGLAMGKLYGNDFSQTTISRFEALNLSFKNMCKLKPLLEKWLNDADNLTSDQALSSPLGSSNITIEGINRRRKKRTSIETNIRVALEKSFLEQNQKPTSEEITMIADQLNMEKEVIRVWFCNRRQKEKRINPPSAGSIGGGVTPIKTIFSPSSTLVASTAINTPTTLTVNSIMPLTSTSVSGLTFTGATIGATNTASVISTTPVISTVTSSPSLSPSLTTSQSTIAAMNRIGAQAIVTQAPTSIGTATLGSGQVMVAGPGLSAALQGVTQLPTSASFAAMAAAAGLGPGLMASSQFTPGGALLSLAPGSLGSALSPALMSNSTLATIQALASSGTIPLTSLDGSNLLFANTSAGNGHNLVTTPLFLNPQNLSLLTSNPVSLVSAGGGGLQVTADSHHQAATTIATASKAQ; from the exons GCGTGCTACATCATTCGTGTGCGTGAGGATAGATGCAACCTGCCAGCGAAAGTGGATATGTCATCAAAACATCTGTTTTTTG ATGTAAAAATGGAGCCACAAAGTGGTGACAGGAACACTG GAATCCAAATCAATGGATTGGACTTTCAGAGGCTGAACGTGCCGACCACTACTGCAATGACCAACGCTCACGCACAAGCCCTCCTCCAACAG TCAAAGTCAGAAGACTCAAGCGCTCTTCCCACATCCGTCCAGCAGAGCGTGTTGCCTCAAACCCAGCTAATGTTGGCCGGGGGACAGCTTGCAGGA CTGACTCTGACCCCAGCACAGCAGCAGCTGTTGCTCCACCAGGCCCAGGCTCAGCTCCTGGCTGCTGCTGTGCAGCATTCAGCCAACCAGCAGAACGGCACCACTGGGGCCAGTATCTCAGCATCCGCAGCCACGCCCATCACCCAGCTACCCCTCTCACAACCCATCCAGATCTCTCCT CAGCTGCAGCAGCAGAATTTAAGTCTGCCCCAGTTTGTTCTAGTGCAGCCCGGCCACCCGATCGGCACGCCGCTGCAGCCGGCTCAGTTCATCATCTCGCAGACGCCGCAGCAGA GCATATTGCAAGCCCAGAGTCTTCTAACTCAACTACCTCAGAGCCAAGCCAACCCACTGACGACTCACACAAGTATATCCCTTGCGACACAG CCTGCGACTCCAACCCGCACCACAGCGACCACGCCCCTTCAGTCACTTCCCCACAGTCAGACGCCACCCAAACGCTTGGATACGCCCGTTTTGGAGGAGCCGAGTGATCTGGAGGAACTCGAACAGTTTGCAAAGACCTTCAAACAGAGGCGGATCAAATTGGGCTTTACACAG GGAGATGTTGGCCTGGCCATGGGTAAGCTGTATGGAAATGACTTCAGCCAAACTACTATCTCCCGCTTCGAGGCCTTGAATCTGAGCTTTAAGAACATGTGCAAACTCAAGCCGTTGCTGGAGAAGTGGCTCAACGATGCAG ACAACCTGACTTCTGACCAGGCGCTGTCCAGCCCCCTCGGCTCTTCAAACATAACCATCGAGGGGATCAACCGCAGACGAAAGAAGAGGACCAGTATTGAGACAAACATCCGTGTGGCCTTAGAAAAGAGCTTTCTGGAG CAGAACCAAAAACCTACCTCTGAAGAGATCACCATGATCGCCGACCAGCTCAACATGGAGAAGGAGGTAATTCGGGTCTGGTTCTGCAATCGCCGGCAGAAAGAGAAGAGAATCAACCCGCCGAGCGCTGGCAGCATCGGCGGGGGTGTCACCCCCATCAAAACTATCTTTTCACCCAGTAGCACATTG GTGGCCAGCACGGCTATAAACACGCCCACCACGTTGACTGTCAACTCAATAATGCCTCTTACCAGCACCAGCGTCTCCGGTTTAACCTTCACAG GCGCAACAATTGGGGCCACGAACACTGCATCCGTCATCTCCACCACACCCGTAATTTCCACGGTAACCAGCTCTCCGTCTCTAAGCCCGTCCCTCACGACCAGTCAGTCCACCATCGCAGCGATGAATAGAATCGGTGCGCAGGCCATCGTCACCCAGGCACCGACATCCATAGGCACCGCCACCCTCGGGTCGGGCCAGGTGATGGTGGCCGGTCCGGGGCTGTCGGCAGCGCTTCAGGGGGTCACCCAATTGCCCACAAGCGCGAGCTTCGCCGCCATGGCCGCCGCGGCTGGGCTAGGCCCCGGACTGATGGCCTCCTCCCAGTTCACTCCAGG TGGTGCCCTGCTGAGTCTGGCTCCCGGTAGCCTCGGCAGCGCTCTGAGTCCTGCCCTCATGAGCAACAGCACCTTGGCTACTATCCAAG CCCTGGCATCGAGCGGCACCATCCCGTTAACGTCTCTGGACGGAAGCAACCTGCTGTTTGCCAACACCTCTGCCGGCAATGGACACAACCTGGTGACCACGCCGCTCTTTCTCAACCCCCAGAACCTGTCGCTGCTCACCAGCAACCCGGTCAGCCTGGTATCAGCCGGGGGGGGCGGTCTGCAGGTCACCGCCGACTCTCACCACCAAGCCGCCACGACCATTGCCACTGCCTCCAAGGCGCAGTGA
- the pou2f1b gene encoding POU domain, class 2, transcription factor 1b isoform X6, protein MRVQEQACYIIRVREDRCNLPAKVDMSSKHLFFDVKMEPQSGDRNTGIQINGLDFQRLNVPTTTAMTNAHAQALLQQLTLTPAQQQLLLHQAQAQLLAAAVQHSANQQNGTTGASISASAATPITQLPLSQPIQISPQLQQQNLSLPQFVLVQPGHPIGTPLQPAQFIISQTPQQSILQAQSLLTQLPQSQANPLTTHTSISLATQPATPTRTTATTPLQSLPHSQTPPKRLDTPVLEEPSDLEELEQFAKTFKQRRIKLGFTQGDVGLAMGKLYGNDFSQTTISRFEALNLSFKNMCKLKPLLEKWLNDAVCADNLTSDQALSSPLGSSNITIEGINRRRKKRTSIETNIRVALEKSFLEQNQKPTSEEITMIADQLNMEKEVIRVWFCNRRQKEKRINPPSAGSIGGGVTPIKTIFSPSSTLVASTAINTPTTLTVNSIMPLTSTSVSGLTFTGATIGATNTASVISTTPVISTVTSSPSLSPSLTTSQSTIAAMNRIGAQAIVTQAPTSIGTATLGSGQVMVAGPGLSAALQGVTQLPTSASFAAMAAAAGLGPGLMASSQFTPGGALLSLAPGSLGSALSPALMSNSTLATIQALASSGTIPLTSLDGSNLLFANTSAGNGHNLVTTPLFLNPQNLSLLTSNPVSLVSAGGGGLQVTADSHHQAATTIATASKAQ, encoded by the exons GCGTGCTACATCATTCGTGTGCGTGAGGATAGATGCAACCTGCCAGCGAAAGTGGATATGTCATCAAAACATCTGTTTTTTG ATGTAAAAATGGAGCCACAAAGTGGTGACAGGAACACTG GAATCCAAATCAATGGATTGGACTTTCAGAGGCTGAACGTGCCGACCACTACTGCAATGACCAACGCTCACGCACAAGCCCTCCTCCAACAG CTGACTCTGACCCCAGCACAGCAGCAGCTGTTGCTCCACCAGGCCCAGGCTCAGCTCCTGGCTGCTGCTGTGCAGCATTCAGCCAACCAGCAGAACGGCACCACTGGGGCCAGTATCTCAGCATCCGCAGCCACGCCCATCACCCAGCTACCCCTCTCACAACCCATCCAGATCTCTCCT CAGCTGCAGCAGCAGAATTTAAGTCTGCCCCAGTTTGTTCTAGTGCAGCCCGGCCACCCGATCGGCACGCCGCTGCAGCCGGCTCAGTTCATCATCTCGCAGACGCCGCAGCAGA GCATATTGCAAGCCCAGAGTCTTCTAACTCAACTACCTCAGAGCCAAGCCAACCCACTGACGACTCACACAAGTATATCCCTTGCGACACAG CCTGCGACTCCAACCCGCACCACAGCGACCACGCCCCTTCAGTCACTTCCCCACAGTCAGACGCCACCCAAACGCTTGGATACGCCCGTTTTGGAGGAGCCGAGTGATCTGGAGGAACTCGAACAGTTTGCAAAGACCTTCAAACAGAGGCGGATCAAATTGGGCTTTACACAG GGAGATGTTGGCCTGGCCATGGGTAAGCTGTATGGAAATGACTTCAGCCAAACTACTATCTCCCGCTTCGAGGCCTTGAATCTGAGCTTTAAGAACATGTGCAAACTCAAGCCGTTGCTGGAGAAGTGGCTCAACGATGCA GTTTGTGCAGACAACCTGACTTCTGACCAGGCGCTGTCCAGCCCCCTCGGCTCTTCAAACATAACCATCGAGGGGATCAACCGCAGACGAAAGAAGAGGACCAGTATTGAGACAAACATCCGTGTGGCCTTAGAAAAGAGCTTTCTGGAG CAGAACCAAAAACCTACCTCTGAAGAGATCACCATGATCGCCGACCAGCTCAACATGGAGAAGGAGGTAATTCGGGTCTGGTTCTGCAATCGCCGGCAGAAAGAGAAGAGAATCAACCCGCCGAGCGCTGGCAGCATCGGCGGGGGTGTCACCCCCATCAAAACTATCTTTTCACCCAGTAGCACATTG GTGGCCAGCACGGCTATAAACACGCCCACCACGTTGACTGTCAACTCAATAATGCCTCTTACCAGCACCAGCGTCTCCGGTTTAACCTTCACAG GCGCAACAATTGGGGCCACGAACACTGCATCCGTCATCTCCACCACACCCGTAATTTCCACGGTAACCAGCTCTCCGTCTCTAAGCCCGTCCCTCACGACCAGTCAGTCCACCATCGCAGCGATGAATAGAATCGGTGCGCAGGCCATCGTCACCCAGGCACCGACATCCATAGGCACCGCCACCCTCGGGTCGGGCCAGGTGATGGTGGCCGGTCCGGGGCTGTCGGCAGCGCTTCAGGGGGTCACCCAATTGCCCACAAGCGCGAGCTTCGCCGCCATGGCCGCCGCGGCTGGGCTAGGCCCCGGACTGATGGCCTCCTCCCAGTTCACTCCAGG TGGTGCCCTGCTGAGTCTGGCTCCCGGTAGCCTCGGCAGCGCTCTGAGTCCTGCCCTCATGAGCAACAGCACCTTGGCTACTATCCAAG CCCTGGCATCGAGCGGCACCATCCCGTTAACGTCTCTGGACGGAAGCAACCTGCTGTTTGCCAACACCTCTGCCGGCAATGGACACAACCTGGTGACCACGCCGCTCTTTCTCAACCCCCAGAACCTGTCGCTGCTCACCAGCAACCCGGTCAGCCTGGTATCAGCCGGGGGGGGCGGTCTGCAGGTCACCGCCGACTCTCACCACCAAGCCGCCACGACCATTGCCACTGCCTCCAAGGCGCAGTGA
- the pou2f1b gene encoding POU domain, class 2, transcription factor 1b isoform X9 has protein sequence MRVQEQACYIIRVREDRCNLPAKVDMSSKHLFFDVKMEPQSGDRNTGIQINGLDFQRLNVPTTTAMTNAHAQALLQQLTLTPAQQQLLLHQAQAQLLAAAVQHSANQQNGTTGASISASAATPITQLPLSQPIQISPLQQQNLSLPQFVLVQPGHPIGTPLQPAQFIISQTPQQSILQAQSLLTQLPQSQANPLTTHTSISLATQPATPTRTTATTPLQSLPHSQTPPKRLDTPVLEEPSDLEELEQFAKTFKQRRIKLGFTQGDVGLAMGKLYGNDFSQTTISRFEALNLSFKNMCKLKPLLEKWLNDADNLTSDQALSSPLGSSNITIEGINRRRKKRTSIETNIRVALEKSFLEQNQKPTSEEITMIADQLNMEKEVIRVWFCNRRQKEKRINPPSAGSIGGGVTPIKTIFSPSSTLVASTAINTPTTLTVNSIMPLTSTSVSGLTFTGATIGATNTASVISTTPVISTVTSSPSLSPSLTTSQSTIAAMNRIGAQAIVTQAPTSIGTATLGSGQVMVAGPGLSAALQGVTQLPTSASFAAMAAAAGLGPGLMASSQFTPGGALLSLAPGSLGSALSPALMSNSTLATIQALASSGTIPLTSLDGSNLLFANTSAGNGHNLVTTPLFLNPQNLSLLTSNPVSLVSAGGGGLQVTADSHHQAATTIATASKAQ, from the exons GCGTGCTACATCATTCGTGTGCGTGAGGATAGATGCAACCTGCCAGCGAAAGTGGATATGTCATCAAAACATCTGTTTTTTG ATGTAAAAATGGAGCCACAAAGTGGTGACAGGAACACTG GAATCCAAATCAATGGATTGGACTTTCAGAGGCTGAACGTGCCGACCACTACTGCAATGACCAACGCTCACGCACAAGCCCTCCTCCAACAG CTGACTCTGACCCCAGCACAGCAGCAGCTGTTGCTCCACCAGGCCCAGGCTCAGCTCCTGGCTGCTGCTGTGCAGCATTCAGCCAACCAGCAGAACGGCACCACTGGGGCCAGTATCTCAGCATCCGCAGCCACGCCCATCACCCAGCTACCCCTCTCACAACCCATCCAGATCTCTCCT CTGCAGCAGCAGAATTTAAGTCTGCCCCAGTTTGTTCTAGTGCAGCCCGGCCACCCGATCGGCACGCCGCTGCAGCCGGCTCAGTTCATCATCTCGCAGACGCCGCAGCAGA GCATATTGCAAGCCCAGAGTCTTCTAACTCAACTACCTCAGAGCCAAGCCAACCCACTGACGACTCACACAAGTATATCCCTTGCGACACAG CCTGCGACTCCAACCCGCACCACAGCGACCACGCCCCTTCAGTCACTTCCCCACAGTCAGACGCCACCCAAACGCTTGGATACGCCCGTTTTGGAGGAGCCGAGTGATCTGGAGGAACTCGAACAGTTTGCAAAGACCTTCAAACAGAGGCGGATCAAATTGGGCTTTACACAG GGAGATGTTGGCCTGGCCATGGGTAAGCTGTATGGAAATGACTTCAGCCAAACTACTATCTCCCGCTTCGAGGCCTTGAATCTGAGCTTTAAGAACATGTGCAAACTCAAGCCGTTGCTGGAGAAGTGGCTCAACGATGCAG ACAACCTGACTTCTGACCAGGCGCTGTCCAGCCCCCTCGGCTCTTCAAACATAACCATCGAGGGGATCAACCGCAGACGAAAGAAGAGGACCAGTATTGAGACAAACATCCGTGTGGCCTTAGAAAAGAGCTTTCTGGAG CAGAACCAAAAACCTACCTCTGAAGAGATCACCATGATCGCCGACCAGCTCAACATGGAGAAGGAGGTAATTCGGGTCTGGTTCTGCAATCGCCGGCAGAAAGAGAAGAGAATCAACCCGCCGAGCGCTGGCAGCATCGGCGGGGGTGTCACCCCCATCAAAACTATCTTTTCACCCAGTAGCACATTG GTGGCCAGCACGGCTATAAACACGCCCACCACGTTGACTGTCAACTCAATAATGCCTCTTACCAGCACCAGCGTCTCCGGTTTAACCTTCACAG GCGCAACAATTGGGGCCACGAACACTGCATCCGTCATCTCCACCACACCCGTAATTTCCACGGTAACCAGCTCTCCGTCTCTAAGCCCGTCCCTCACGACCAGTCAGTCCACCATCGCAGCGATGAATAGAATCGGTGCGCAGGCCATCGTCACCCAGGCACCGACATCCATAGGCACCGCCACCCTCGGGTCGGGCCAGGTGATGGTGGCCGGTCCGGGGCTGTCGGCAGCGCTTCAGGGGGTCACCCAATTGCCCACAAGCGCGAGCTTCGCCGCCATGGCCGCCGCGGCTGGGCTAGGCCCCGGACTGATGGCCTCCTCCCAGTTCACTCCAGG TGGTGCCCTGCTGAGTCTGGCTCCCGGTAGCCTCGGCAGCGCTCTGAGTCCTGCCCTCATGAGCAACAGCACCTTGGCTACTATCCAAG CCCTGGCATCGAGCGGCACCATCCCGTTAACGTCTCTGGACGGAAGCAACCTGCTGTTTGCCAACACCTCTGCCGGCAATGGACACAACCTGGTGACCACGCCGCTCTTTCTCAACCCCCAGAACCTGTCGCTGCTCACCAGCAACCCGGTCAGCCTGGTATCAGCCGGGGGGGGCGGTCTGCAGGTCACCGCCGACTCTCACCACCAAGCCGCCACGACCATTGCCACTGCCTCCAAGGCGCAGTGA